The Miscanthus floridulus cultivar M001 chromosome 17, ASM1932011v1, whole genome shotgun sequence genome has a window encoding:
- the LOC136516757 gene encoding MADS-box transcription factor 4-like isoform X2, whose amino-acid sequence MGRGKIEIKRIENSTNRQVTFSKRRAGLVKKAREIGVLCDAEVGVVIFSSGGKLHDYCSPRTSETDRKDANLVDGRLSRILEKYQTNSGKLLWDEKHKILNAEIDRIKKENDNMQIQLRHLKGEDLNSLQPRELIAIEEGLQNGQTNMRDKQMDHWRMRKRNGKMLEDELRMLCFRMHQQAVDLSGGMRELEIGYHQVQHDRDFTSQMPFTFRVQPNHPNLHEDE is encoded by the exons ATGGGGCGCGGCAAGATCGAGATCAAGAGGATCGAGAACTCCACCAACCGGCAAGTGACCTTCTCCAAGCGCCGGGCCGGACTGGTCAAGAAGGCCCGGGAGATCGGCGTGCTCTGCGACGCCGAGGTCGGCGTCGTCATCTTCTCCAGCGGCGGCAAGCTCCACGACTACTGCTCGCCCAGGACCTC GGAAACTGATCGCAAAGACGCAAATTTGGTTGATGGTAGGCTGTCCAGGATCTTGGAGAAGTACCAGACTAACTCCGGGAAGTTACTGTGggatgagaagcacaag atccTGAATGCAGAGATCGACAGAATCAAGAAGGAGAACGACAACATGCAGATTCAGCTCAG GCATCTGAAAGGCGAGGACCTGAACTCCCTGCAGCCCAGGGAGCTGATCGCCATTGAAGAGGGTCTCCAGAATGGGCAGACTAACATGCGCGACAAGCAG ATGGACCACTGGAGGATGCGCAAGAGGAAT GGGAAGATGCTGGAGGACGAGCTCAGGATGCTGTGTTTTAGGATG CACCAACAGGCTGTTGATCTGAGCGGCGGCATGAGGGAGCTGGAGATCGGATACCATCAGGTCCAGCACGACAGGGATTTCACTTCCCAGATGCCGTTCACCTTCCGGGTGCAGCCCAACCACCCCAACCTGCACGAAGACGAGTAG
- the LOC136516757 gene encoding MADS-box transcription factor 4-like isoform X1: protein MGRGKIEIKRIENSTNRQVTFSKRRAGLVKKAREIGVLCDAEVGVVIFSSGGKLHDYCSPRTSYVRCSLFFFFVLCLFITEYRSSSFLPRARETDRKDANLVDGRLSRILEKYQTNSGKLLWDEKHKILNAEIDRIKKENDNMQIQLRHLKGEDLNSLQPRELIAIEEGLQNGQTNMRDKQMDHWRMRKRNGKMLEDELRMLCFRMHQQAVDLSGGMRELEIGYHQVQHDRDFTSQMPFTFRVQPNHPNLHEDE from the exons ATGGGGCGCGGCAAGATCGAGATCAAGAGGATCGAGAACTCCACCAACCGGCAAGTGACCTTCTCCAAGCGCCGGGCCGGACTGGTCAAGAAGGCCCGGGAGATCGGCGTGCTCTGCGACGCCGAGGTCGGCGTCGTCATCTTCTCCAGCGGCGGCAAGCTCCACGACTACTGCTCGCCCAGGACCTCGTATGTCCGctgctctcttttttttttttttgtcttgtgCTTGTTTATTACAGAGTatcgttcttcttcttttcttccgcGTGCAAGGGAAACTGATCGCAAAGACGCAAATTTGGTTGATGGTAGGCTGTCCAGGATCTTGGAGAAGTACCAGACTAACTCCGGGAAGTTACTGTGggatgagaagcacaag atccTGAATGCAGAGATCGACAGAATCAAGAAGGAGAACGACAACATGCAGATTCAGCTCAG GCATCTGAAAGGCGAGGACCTGAACTCCCTGCAGCCCAGGGAGCTGATCGCCATTGAAGAGGGTCTCCAGAATGGGCAGACTAACATGCGCGACAAGCAG ATGGACCACTGGAGGATGCGCAAGAGGAAT GGGAAGATGCTGGAGGACGAGCTCAGGATGCTGTGTTTTAGGATG CACCAACAGGCTGTTGATCTGAGCGGCGGCATGAGGGAGCTGGAGATCGGATACCATCAGGTCCAGCACGACAGGGATTTCACTTCCCAGATGCCGTTCACCTTCCGGGTGCAGCCCAACCACCCCAACCTGCACGAAGACGAGTAG
- the LOC136516757 gene encoding MADS-box transcription factor 4-like isoform X3, which produces MGRGKIEIKRIENSTNRQVTFSKRRAGLVKKAREIGVLCDAEVGVVIFSSGGKLHDYCSPRTSLSRILEKYQTNSGKLLWDEKHKILNAEIDRIKKENDNMQIQLRHLKGEDLNSLQPRELIAIEEGLQNGQTNMRDKQMDHWRMRKRNGKMLEDELRMLCFRMHQQAVDLSGGMRELEIGYHQVQHDRDFTSQMPFTFRVQPNHPNLHEDE; this is translated from the exons ATGGGGCGCGGCAAGATCGAGATCAAGAGGATCGAGAACTCCACCAACCGGCAAGTGACCTTCTCCAAGCGCCGGGCCGGACTGGTCAAGAAGGCCCGGGAGATCGGCGTGCTCTGCGACGCCGAGGTCGGCGTCGTCATCTTCTCCAGCGGCGGCAAGCTCCACGACTACTGCTCGCCCAGGACCTC GCTGTCCAGGATCTTGGAGAAGTACCAGACTAACTCCGGGAAGTTACTGTGggatgagaagcacaag atccTGAATGCAGAGATCGACAGAATCAAGAAGGAGAACGACAACATGCAGATTCAGCTCAG GCATCTGAAAGGCGAGGACCTGAACTCCCTGCAGCCCAGGGAGCTGATCGCCATTGAAGAGGGTCTCCAGAATGGGCAGACTAACATGCGCGACAAGCAG ATGGACCACTGGAGGATGCGCAAGAGGAAT GGGAAGATGCTGGAGGACGAGCTCAGGATGCTGTGTTTTAGGATG CACCAACAGGCTGTTGATCTGAGCGGCGGCATGAGGGAGCTGGAGATCGGATACCATCAGGTCCAGCACGACAGGGATTTCACTTCCCAGATGCCGTTCACCTTCCGGGTGCAGCCCAACCACCCCAACCTGCACGAAGACGAGTAG
- the LOC136516756 gene encoding probable receptor-like protein kinase At1g11050 yields the protein MPTPTMLRPFTFFFVVVLLVRAPAGAAADGSGNATADSCPLDLGYVRTFPWDPTPCAGAAPNVTACCQTLLSLFGIGLAERLRATGNFRLPSAAASAACIQSFTDLVSAAPPGLSGSSLVPECFPDPSEFAITPSYCAGVSTAAEFAAAVGNDSVQALNSSCGPDLASSATCRLCYSAGVAATAHLTTAAANDSKSGACFYLSVLYAAGISNSAGPTYPPTAACTLGLGLSSPPPAPSKSSNVAVYAATVPIAFVLLASLFGFFLWRRKRTHANSKKKNHKICEEGSGERRSHPRPNTGSILFDIAELAKATGGFAERNLIGRGGFGAVYRGVLADGSLVAVKKMLDPDMEGGDEEFTNEVEIISHLRHRNLVPLRGCCIADEDVEEGKQRFLVYDFMPNGALEDFIFRDREAAAKRPPLTWAQRQSIIMDVARGLEYLHYGVKPAIYHRDIKATNILLDSEMRARVADFGLARRSREGQSHLTTRVAGTHGYLAPEYALYGQLTEKSDVYSFGVLLLEIMSGRRVLDMTAPAGPVLITDWAWTLVKAGHAREVLDEALSTAESPRSGVMERFVLVGILCAHVMVALRPTIGDAVRMLEGDMDVPELPDRPLPYGHNAMFSEAWSTFSISPAFSGPLAPFIDNGDMLR from the coding sequence ATGCCGACGCCGACGATGCTCAGGCCTTTTACGTTCTTCTTCGTCGTCGTCTTGCTGGTCCGGGCGCcggcgggtgcggcggcggacggCAGCGGGAACGCGACGGCGGATTCGTGCCCGCTCGACCTGGGCTACGTGCGGACGTTCCCATGGGACCCTACGCCGTGCGCGGGGGCCGCGCCCAACGTGACCGCCTGCTGCCAGACGCTGCTCTCCCTGTTCGGCATCGGCCTCGCCGAGCGCCTCCGCGCCACGGGCAACTTCCGCCTCCCGTCCGCGGCGGCCTCCGCGGCCTGCATCCAGAGCTTCACGGACCTCGTCTCCGCCGCGCCGCCGGGCCTCTCGGGTTCCTCCCTGGTGCCGGAATGCTTCCCGGACCCGAGCGAGTTCGCCATCACCCCGTCCTACTGCGCCGGCGTCTCCACCGCGGCGGAGTTCGCGGCCGCCGTCGGGAACGACTCCGTCCAGGCCCTCAACTCCTCCTGCGGCCCCGACCTCGCCTCGTCGGCGACCTGCAGGCTCTGTTACAGCGCCGGCGTCGCCGCCACCGCGCATCTCACCACCGCGGCGGCCAACGATAGCAAGTCGGGCGCCTGCTTCTACCTCTCCGTCCTCTACGCCGCTGGCATCTCCAACTCCGCCGGCCCCACCTACCCACCCACCGCCGCCTGCACTCTTGGCCTTGGCCTCTCGTCCCCTCCCCCCGCGCCGTCGAAGTCTAGCAACGTGGCCGTCTACGCCGCCACCGTCCCAATCGCATTCGTGCTCCTCGCATCGCTCTTCGGCTTCTTTCTTTGGAGGAGGAAGCGAACGCATGCCAATAGCAAGAAGAAGAACCACAAGATATGCGAGGAGGGGTCCGGAGAGCGGCGGTCGCACCCGCGGCCCAACACAGGATCGATCCTCTTCGACATTGCCGAGCTCGCCAAGGCCACGGGTGGCTTCGCCGAGCGCAATCTCATCGGCCGCGGCGGGTTCGGGGCCGTGTACCGCGGCGTGCTCGCGGACGGGTCCCTGGTCGCCGTCAAGAAGATGCTCGACCCGGACATGGAGGGCGGGGACGAGGAGTTCACCAATGAGGTGGAGATCATCAGCCATCTCAGGCATCGGAATCTGGTGCCGCTCCGCGGCTGCTGCATcgccgacgaggacgtcgaggaagGGAAGCAGAGGTTCCTCGTTTACGACTTCATGCCCAACGGCGCGCTCGAGGACTTCATCTTCCGGGACAGGGAAGCGGCTGCGAAGCGGCCCCCGTTGACTTGGGCCCAGCGGCAGAGCATCATCATGGACGTCGCGAGGGGTCTCGAGTACCTGCATTACGGCGTCAAGCCGGCGATTTACCACAGGGACATCAAGGCGACCAACATCCTGCTCGACTCCGAGATGCGCGCGCGCGTGGCGGACTTCGGCCTCGCCCGGAGGAGCCGCGAGGGGCAGTCGCACCTCACGACGCGCGTCGCCGGGACGCACGGTTACCTGGCGCCGGAGTACGCGCTGTATGGGCAGCTGACGGAGAAGAGCGACGTCTACAGCTTCGGCGTGCTGCTGCTCGAGATCATGAGCGGGCGGCGCGTGCTGGACATGACGGCGCCGGCGGGGCCCGTGTTGATCACTGACTGGGCGTGGACGCTCGTCAAGGCCGGGCACGCGAGGGAGGTGCTCGACGAGGCGCTGTCCACCGCCGAGAGCCCGCGGAGCGGGGTCATGGAAAGGTTCGTGCTGGTTGGAATCCTGTGCGCGCACGTGATGGTGGCGCTCCGGCCGACCATCGGCGACGCAGTGAGGATGCTGGAGGGAGACATGGACGTGCCAGAGCTGCCGGACCGGCCGCTGCCATATGGGCACAACGCCATGTTCAGCGAAGCTTGGAGTACCTTCAGCATCTCACCGGCGTTCAGTGGTCCGTTGGCCCCGTTCATCGACAATGGGGACATGCTGAGGTGA
- the LOC136518719 gene encoding gibberellin 20 oxidase 2-like, whose protein sequence is MPENPHHGSDRLGKDEVDRRVVLPVSPADDKDNAAAVNNLWGQLKIPDPFVWSQAETLASAGRELDAPVVDVGAAMRGDCAGIRRAAEQVSGACSSHGLFQVTGHGLDPTLARAALDGAADFFRLPLATKQCASRAPGNVTGYTVAHVDRFTANLPWKETLSFGHRDRRTSGSHVVVDYFTSTLGSDFKPLGVVYQDYCNAMKEVSLTIMEVIGVSLGVGRSYYRDFFADGSSIMRCNYYPPCPEPERTLGTGPHCDPSALTVLLQDGDVDGLQVLVDGEWRTVRPRPGALVVSIGDTFMVRYVFYFKVYARNKHAVRRRHAAGRLAPYEPWQCLHVSRI, encoded by the exons ATGCCAGAGAACCCACATCACGGCAGTGACCGCCTGGGCAAGGACGAAGTTGATCGTCGGGTAGTCCTCCCCGTCTCTCCTGCCGACGACAAGGACAACGCCGCTGCTGTCAACAACCTCTGGGGCCAGCTAAAGATCCCGGACCCGTTCGTCTGGTCCCAGGCCGAAACTCTGGCCTCAGCGGGGAGGGAGCTGGACGCGCCGGTGGTCGACGTCGGCGCCGCCATGCGCGGTGACTGCGCCGGGATTCGCCGCGCCGCCGAGCAGGTCTCCGGGGCGTGCTCGAGCCACGGGCTCTTCCAGGTGACCGGGCACGGCCTGGACCCCACACTTGCTCGTGCCGCGCTCGATGGCGCCGCCGACTTCTTCCGCCTGCCGCTCGCCACGAAGCAGTGCGCCAGCCGCGCTCCGGGGAACGTGACCGGCTACACCGTCGCGCACGTAGACCGCTTCACGGCCAATCTGCCCTGGAAGGAGACGCTCTCCTTCGGCCACCGTGACCGCCGGACATCCGGCAGCCATGTTGTCGTGGACTACTTCACCTCCACGCTAGGAAGCGACTTCAAACCCTTAGG GGTGGTGTATCAGGACTACTGCAACGCGATGAAGGAGGTGTCGCTGACGATAATGGAGGTGATAGGGGTGAGCCTGGGCGTGGGCCGGAGCTACTACCGGGACTTCTTCGCCGACGGCAGCTCCATCATGAGGTGCAACTACTACCCACCGTGCCCGGAGCCGGAGCGGACGCTGGGGACGGGGCCTCACTGCGACCCGTCGGCGCTCACCGTCCTGCTGCAGGACGGCGACGTAGACGGGCTCCAGGTGCTCGTGGACGGCGAGTGGCGGACCGTGCGGCCGAGGCCCGGCGCGCTCGTCGTCAGCATCGGCGACACATTCATGGTACGTTACGTTTTTTATTTTAAGGTGTACGCGCGAAACAAGCATGCGGTACGACGTCGGCACGCTGCAGGTCGTCTCGCTCCGTACGAGCCGTGGCAGTGTCTCCATGTGTCACGTATATAG